The following proteins are encoded in a genomic region of Mycobacterium kiyosense:
- a CDS encoding hypothetical protein (frameshifted, insertion at around 4340115,4339751), whose amino-acid sequence MRCLLVLDDFRDLATATARCRRLLDLDADPEAVVDALRADPDLAPVVAKAPGQRIPRTVDEAELAIRAVLGQQVSTKAARTHAARLVTAYGRPVPDAAGGLTHTFPLGARPRGHRPDASGRAAVAATYVDRAAVRPRRRQCHP is encoded by the coding sequence GTGCGCTGCCTGCTGGTCCTCGACGATTTCCGCGATCTGGCGACCGCGACCGCCAGGTGCCGCCGCCTGTTGGACCTGGACGCCGACCCTGAAGCCGTGGTCGATGCGCTCCGCGCGGACCCGGATCTGGCGCCGGTGGTCGCCAAGGCGCCGGGCCAACGGATCCCGCGCACCGTCGACGAGGCCGAACTGGCGATACGGGCGGTGCTGGGTCAGCAGGTGTCCACCAAGGCCGCACGCACCCACGCGGCCCGGCTGGTCACCGCGTATGGTCGGCCGGTACCAGATGCCGCGGGCGGGTTGACCCACACCTTCCCCCTCGGTGCCCGACCTCGCGGACATCGACCCGATGCATCTGGCCGTGCCGCAGTCGCGGCGACGTACGTTGACCGTGCTGCTGTCCGCCCTCGCCGACGGCAGTGTCACCCTTGA
- a CDS encoding hypothetical protein (frameshifted, insertion at around 4340112,4339751), translated as MHEDFERCYRAVQAKDARFDGWFVIAVLTTRIYCRPSCPVRPPLARNVRFLPTAAAAQHEGFRACKRCRPDASPGSPEWNVRGDAVARAMRLIADGTVDREGVTGLAGRLGYTTRQLERLLQAEVGAGPLALARAQRMQAARVLIETTDLPFGDVAFAAGFSSIRQFNDTVRLVCDSTPTQLRSKAAARFGALTSSPGAISLRLPVRTPFAYEGVFGHLAATAVPGCEEVRDGAYRRTLRLTRGKRCSDADARPRSCALPAGPRRFPRSGDRDRQVPPPVGPGRRP; from the coding sequence GTGCACGAAGATTTCGAACGCTGTTACCGGGCGGTCCAGGCCAAGGACGCCCGGTTCGACGGCTGGTTCGTCATCGCGGTGCTGACCACCCGGATCTACTGTCGGCCCAGCTGCCCGGTCCGGCCTCCGCTGGCCCGCAACGTGCGCTTCCTCCCGACGGCCGCCGCGGCCCAGCACGAAGGCTTCCGGGCCTGCAAACGCTGCCGTCCGGACGCCTCACCGGGGTCTCCGGAATGGAACGTACGCGGTGACGCCGTAGCGCGCGCCATGCGACTGATCGCCGACGGCACGGTGGACCGCGAGGGCGTGACCGGTCTGGCCGGTCGCCTGGGTTACACAACACGGCAATTGGAGCGGTTGCTGCAGGCCGAGGTGGGCGCCGGCCCGCTCGCGCTAGCCCGTGCGCAGCGCATGCAGGCCGCCCGGGTGCTGATCGAGACGACGGACTTGCCGTTCGGCGACGTGGCGTTCGCCGCCGGGTTTTCCAGCATCCGTCAGTTCAACGACACGGTTCGGCTGGTGTGCGACAGCACCCCGACGCAGTTACGCAGCAAGGCGGCCGCCCGCTTCGGCGCCCTGACCAGCTCGCCCGGTGCGATATCGCTGCGACTGCCGGTACGGACTCCGTTCGCGTACGAGGGCGTGTTCGGCCACCTGGCCGCCACCGCGGTACCGGGTTGCGAGGAGGTCCGTGACGGCGCCTACCGGCGCACTCTGCGGCTGACCCGGGGGAAACGGTGTAGCGACGCTGACGCCCGCCCCCGATCATGTGCGCTGCCTGCTGGTCCTCGACGATTTCCGCGATCTGGCGACCGCGACCGCCAGGTGCCGCCGCCTGTTGGACCTGGACGCCGACCCTGA